CTGGTTCGATAAGACGGGGCTCAGGATATTCGGCCTCAATGCCGGCAATAGCCCTTTGCTGCCGCTTTTCCCGTTGGCCTGCATGGGAGCCTTGGGGGTTCTGGTCTTGGAAGCCGGCCGGCCGGCGCGGGTCGGCGTCGCGGTCGCGGCCGCGGCAATCGTCGCGGGGTTGGTGGCGCATAACGGTTTCGCCGCGATTTTCTCCACTCCCCTGGGCCGCTACGAAACCGCGCGCGTCCTGGAATGGATGGATCACGGGCGCATGCAGCGCAAGGAGATCCCGTACTACAACCTGCGGCCCATCCTGGTTCCCATGATCGCGTCCATGACCGTGCTCATTTATACCGTCTTCTCCCTGATCCGGCCCGTGCTGGAACGCGGGCAAAGATTCTTCCTGGCCATGGGCCGCCGCAGCCTGGACGTATACATCCTGCACCTCGCGATCCTGGCCATCTTCGTGGAAGCGGGCAACGGAAGGCGCCCGTTGCAAAAGACCTGGCAGGGTGACGCCGTGGTCTTGGGAGCGATCACGGCCAGTTGGCTGTGGGTGCTGGGGCGCGACGCCTTCGCGGCGCGCAAGCGGAGAGGTTACCTGAATGTTACCGTGCCGGAGTCCAATCGTCCCGTCGAATTGAAGTAACGATTTCGGCCGGGTAAGGCGCATAACCGGTCGGCGCGCGCGCGCGGCGGAAGTGCCGGAAGGCCTTGATGAGCATGGCCAAAATGAAAACGGGATAGGCCGCCGAGACCAACAGCCAGAGGGCCATGGAGTTTTCCATGATCCGATCGAACATGGCGATAAAGCTAATAATCGCCCCGCGGCATTGACCGGACTTCGCCGGGCGGATAGTTTAGCCTTATGGCTTCCCAGACGAAAACGACCGCTCCCGGGAAAATGGCGGCAATGGCCAAAACGGCTTTCGGGGTGGAAGGCATGAGTTGCGCGAGCTGCGTGGGGCGGGTGGAACGCGCCCTCGCGAAATTGCCGGGGGTGGCCGAGGCCCACGTGAATCTGGCCACCTCGCGGGCCGACGTGCGCTTCGATCCGGCCTTGATGGACGAAGAGAAGCTATTCGCCGGGGTGCGCGAAGCCGGGTACGGGCCCGTGCCCTGGAAGCAAGGCGGAGTCCCGACCGGGGGCGAGGAGACCGTCCGCGACCTCGTCTTGTCCCTCATCTTCGGCATACCTCTCCTGCTTCTGTCCATGGCCCCCATGGCCTTTCCGCCCTTGCATCATTTCCTGATGCGCGCCAATCCTTCCGAAGGATTCTGGAACCTGATCCAGATGGGGCTGGCCACGCCGGTCTTGTTCGGGCCGGGCCGGCGCTTCCTGCGCCGCGGCTGGGCCTCCCTCCGCGATCGCAGTCCCGACATGAATACCTTGGTCGCGTTGGGAACCTGGTCGGCTTACCTGTCGAGCGCGGCGGTCACCCTGGCCCCGACCCTGTTCCCGCCCGCCGCCCGGCATGCCTACTTCGAGGCCGCGGCCGTGGTCATCGCCCTGGTGCTGCTCGGGCGTTGGTTGGAGGCCCGGGCCAAGGGCCGCGGCGCGCAGGCCATCGGGCGCTTGCTCGAGCTGAGGCCCGCCACCGCGCGCCTATTGCGGCGCGGCAAGGAAGTCGAGGTGGAAGTGGCCGCCCTGATTCCCGGGGACGAGATTTCCGTGCGGCCCGGCGATCGCGTGCCCGTGGACGGCGTGGTGATCGGCGGCGAGAGCCGCGTGGACGAAAGCATGCTGACCGGCGAACCGATGCCGAAGGCCAAACGGATCGGGGATCGCGTGACGGGCGGGACCGCGAACGGGGACGGCCACTTCACCCTGCGGGCCGAGGCCGTAGGCGCCGACACCGCCTTGGCGCGCATCATCCAACTGGTGGAAGAAGCCCAGGCCACGCGCCCGCCCATACAGGACTTGGCCGATAAGGTGGTGGTGGTCTTCACTCCCTTGGTGCTTCTGGTAGCCGCCCTTACCTTCGCCGCCTGGATGATCCTGGCCGCCGCGCCCGCGTTCCCGGCCGCCCTTTCGCATGCGGTCGCCGTGCTCGTGATCGCTTGCCCGTGCGCCATGGGCCTGGCCACCCCGGCAGCCCTGCTGGCCGGCACCGGCCGCGCCGCCGAATTAGGCGCGGTGATCCGCGATGGCGCCGCTTTCCAATCCCTGGCCGAAGCCCGCCGCATGGCCCTCGATAAGACCGGAACCCTCACCCTGGGTAACCCGCAAGTGACGGAATTCCACGTGTTACCTACCTGGAAGGATGGCGAGGCCCTGGCCCTGGCCGCCGGGCTCGAGATCCGCAGCGCCCATCCCTTGGCCAAGGCCTTCGTCGCTTATGCGGGTTCCCGCGATGTGGCCCCGTCGGTCCCGTCCGCTTTCCGCGCCCTGGAGGGCATGGGGGTGGAAGGGGAGATCGCGGGCCGGCGCGTGGCGGTCGGTTCCGCGCGGCTGATGGACGCGTTAGGCGCGGACCGGTCGGCATTCCGCGAGGCGGCGGAGGTCGCCTCCGGGCGAGGGGCCGGCCTGGCCTGGCTGGCGGTGGACGGGGCTTGCATGGCCCTGGCGGTGATCGCCGATCCGCTCAGGCCGGAAGCGAAGGAGGCGGTGGCCGCCTTGCGGAAAATGGGATTGGAACTGTCGATCCTCACCGGCGATCAGGACGCTCCCGCCCGGGCCGTGGGCGAGGCCGTAGGCATCTCAGCGGTGCAGGCCGGGCTTTTGCCGGCGGGTAAGGCCGAGGCGTTGCGGGCCTTCGGCGGGGGAAAGACCGCCTTCGTAGGCGACG
This region of Fibrobacterota bacterium genomic DNA includes:
- a CDS encoding DUF1624 domain-containing protein, producing the protein MTSRRRDVALDALRLLAVLLMIASHTTRLIAWDERRAWSWFSLLIEPFTASLFLILVGASLVLSWRAAQAAQAGRAGRAGGRAAWFRKQALRASGLWAISFLFYALEEGVRWPDVATMSGILATIAYVSLLGMVLVASPRPALALSIAAALCMGAHLWFDKTGLRIFGLNAGNSPLLPLFPLACMGALGVLVLEAGRPARVGVAVAAAAIVAGLVAHNGFAAIFSTPLGRYETARVLEWMDHGRMQRKEIPYYNLRPILVPMIASMTVLIYTVFSLIRPVLERGQRFFLAMGRRSLDVYILHLAILAIFVEAGNGRRPLQKTWQGDAVVLGAITASWLWVLGRDAFAARKRRGYLNVTVPESNRPVELK
- a CDS encoding heavy metal translocating P-type ATPase produces the protein MAKTAFGVEGMSCASCVGRVERALAKLPGVAEAHVNLATSRADVRFDPALMDEEKLFAGVREAGYGPVPWKQGGVPTGGEETVRDLVLSLIFGIPLLLLSMAPMAFPPLHHFLMRANPSEGFWNLIQMGLATPVLFGPGRRFLRRGWASLRDRSPDMNTLVALGTWSAYLSSAAVTLAPTLFPPAARHAYFEAAAVVIALVLLGRWLEARAKGRGAQAIGRLLELRPATARLLRRGKEVEVEVAALIPGDEISVRPGDRVPVDGVVIGGESRVDESMLTGEPMPKAKRIGDRVTGGTANGDGHFTLRAEAVGADTALARIIQLVEEAQATRPPIQDLADKVVVVFTPLVLLVAALTFAAWMILAAAPAFPAALSHAVAVLVIACPCAMGLATPAALLAGTGRAAELGAVIRDGAAFQSLAEARRMALDKTGTLTLGNPQVTEFHVLPTWKDGEALALAAGLEIRSAHPLAKAFVAYAGSRDVAPSVPSAFRALEGMGVEGEIAGRRVAVGSARLMDALGADRSAFREAAEVASGRGAGLAWLAVDGACMALAVIADPLRPEAKEAVAALRKMGLELSILTGDQDAPARAVGEAVGISAVQAGLLPAGKAEALRAFGGGKTAFVGDGLNDAPALAAADTGLALAGGSDLAIASGDILLLSPDLRSVPRMVALARAVMRTIKLNLLWAFGYNALLIPVAAGALHSRGWELSPVLAGAAMGLSSLFVLLNSLRLKGFRPGI